The Tepidimicrobium xylanilyticum genome has a segment encoding these proteins:
- a CDS encoding M1 family metallopeptidase, producing MSFLLILNLIGCRVKTNHIPTLVVDDLNGIDINDVDHYSIEVDFDPENKSYWAYQRVDYINNSGRELGEIYFHLYPNAFKSMETAPILFAGKSISKEYEPGFMEIEEIKIGNKRADYEIGGGGDTILRLILPKPLKAKDRIKIEFTYNVKLPINIDRFGFGEDVFNFGNWYPIACMHDDTGWNLDPYYNIGDPFYSNVSNYDVTIKVPKNIIIGTSGNIISEKIRGNTKTYVIEGKLIRDFAWVASSKFIIEETQVGDTIIRLYAMEDRPSIADYVLEVGKDSIEIFNNLFGQYPYGVYSIVMTQFPSGMEYPGIVFINRDCYTHHQEDTLERIIVHETAHQWWYGVVGNDQIDEAWLDESLATYSEVLYVHHKYGEEDGEDYFNYTCQMPYDYGEKYIDSDVVVKSLDEFNSWDDYGILVYAKGAVFLNEIKKEFGIDTLYQILERYYKTYKFKIATTKDFLNICEKVTNSPFEERAHKWLYGR from the coding sequence TTGTCATTTTTATTAATTCTGAATCTTATTGGCTGTAGGGTAAAAACAAACCATATTCCTACACTTGTGGTAGATGATTTAAATGGTATTGACATAAATGATGTAGACCATTATAGCATAGAAGTGGATTTTGATCCTGAAAATAAAAGCTATTGGGCTTATCAAAGGGTTGATTATATTAATAATTCTGGGAGGGAACTAGGGGAAATTTATTTCCACCTTTACCCTAATGCTTTTAAAAGTATGGAAACAGCCCCTATATTATTTGCTGGCAAGAGCATATCTAAGGAATATGAGCCAGGGTTTATGGAAATAGAAGAAATAAAAATAGGGAATAAAAGGGCGGATTATGAAATAGGGGGGGGAGGAGATACCATATTAAGATTAATACTACCTAAGCCTTTGAAGGCTAAAGATAGAATCAAAATTGAATTTACATATAATGTCAAGCTTCCAATTAACATAGATAGATTCGGGTTTGGAGAAGATGTATTCAACTTTGGTAATTGGTATCCAATAGCGTGTATGCACGATGATACTGGTTGGAATTTAGACCCTTATTATAATATAGGAGATCCTTTTTATAGCAATGTAAGCAACTACGACGTAACTATTAAGGTTCCAAAGAATATTATAATTGGAACCAGTGGGAATATAATTTCTGAAAAAATTAGGGGAAATACAAAAACCTATGTAATAGAAGGAAAACTGATTAGAGATTTTGCTTGGGTTGCCAGCTCTAAATTTATTATAGAGGAAACTCAAGTAGGGGACACAATAATAAGGCTTTATGCAATGGAAGATAGGCCTAGTATAGCTGATTATGTATTAGAAGTAGGAAAAGATTCCATAGAAATATTCAATAATCTATTTGGCCAATACCCTTATGGAGTTTATTCCATAGTGATGACACAGTTTCCTTCTGGTATGGAGTATCCAGGTATAGTTTTTATAAACAGGGATTGCTATACGCATCATCAAGAGGATACTTTAGAAAGGATAATAGTCCATGAAACAGCCCATCAATGGTGGTATGGGGTAGTAGGAAACGACCAGATAGACGAAGCCTGGTTAGACGAATCCTTAGCAACTTATTCGGAAGTTTTATATGTTCACCATAAATATGGAGAAGAGGACGGAGAAGACTATTTTAATTATACCTGCCAAATGCCCTATGATTATGGAGAAAAATATATTGATTCTGATGTGGTGGTTAAATCCTTAGACGAATTTAATAGTTGGGATGATTACGGGATTTTGGTATATGCAAAAGGAGCTGTTTTCTTAAATGAGATAAAAAAAGAGTTTGGAATCGACACATTGTACCAAATATTAGAAAGGTACTATAAAACATATAAGTTCAAAATAGCAACTACAAAGGATTTTTTAAATATATGTGAAAAGGTGACTAACTCGCCTTTTGAAGAGAGGGCCCATAAGTGGTTATATGGCAGATAA
- a CDS encoding Hsp20/alpha crystallin family protein: protein MFGITPFGRRASSLSRRWGFDFDRFFDNMLEEFESIAYPYSPMKVDIKDKGKEYVLEAEIPGAKKDNIILEVKDDILTIAVERDEELREERENYIRRERRYGSYSRSFYVDDVDQDKIKAKFEDGILKIVLPKKPETSSGRNRIQIE from the coding sequence ATGTTTGGAATTACACCTTTTGGCAGAAGGGCTAGCAGTTTATCGAGGAGATGGGGATTCGACTTTGACAGATTCTTTGATAATATGTTAGAAGAATTTGAATCTATTGCCTATCCCTATTCTCCAATGAAGGTAGATATAAAGGATAAGGGTAAGGAATATGTATTAGAGGCAGAAATACCGGGGGCAAAAAAAGATAATATTATATTAGAGGTAAAAGACGATATTTTAACAATTGCTGTGGAAAGGGATGAAGAATTACGAGAAGAAAGGGAAAACTATATTAGAAGGGAAAGAAGGTATGGTTCTTATAGTAGAAGCTTTTATGTAGATGATGTGGATCAAGACAAGATAAAGGCTAAATTTGAAGATGGAATCCTCAAAATAGTTCTCCCTAAGAAGCCAGAGACTTCTTCAGGAAGAAATAGAATACAAATTGAATAA
- a CDS encoding D-alanyl-D-alanine carboxypeptidase family protein, with protein MNRIIRGIILSLFFILLLNPLALASVGIEDEVKAYLLGDFETGEILEGYNAYQPIEIASISKLMSYLIVMEHVDRGEIGLDDKVYIDDDVTRIKGSSLELKEGEVFTVRQLLEASLVVSANDATYALAKYVAGSEEEFVKRMNYRAQSLGLESAYFINSTGLPQGEEQNKMSTKDIFELSRYIIREFPETLTFTSIPNIHLENRDYDKENTNPLLKEIKGVDGLKTGFTNKAGYCLVATINIKGDNVETEDFRLISIIMGSGNEEKRKELSKELIEYGLNNYTRRIIAKENMPVDLIYLPSSKNEVIEVYPTRNFTITVRKGDSIHREVLVNEDISLPLKSMEKIGRLNILLNGEILDQIDLVVHQDVEKANIFIRIYRYVKRIIGKIIEKLLTIAVNDSDVLTIIKKSCKI; from the coding sequence ATGAACAGGATTATTAGAGGAATTATATTATCATTATTTTTTATATTATTGCTAAACCCTCTTGCTTTAGCTTCCGTCGGCATAGAAGATGAAGTTAAGGCTTATCTATTAGGGGATTTTGAAACGGGAGAAATATTGGAGGGATATAATGCATACCAACCTATAGAAATTGCCAGCATTAGCAAATTAATGTCCTATTTAATTGTAATGGAACATGTAGATAGGGGAGAAATCGGATTAGATGATAAAGTATATATAGATGATGATGTAACTAGAATTAAAGGGTCTAGCCTAGAACTAAAAGAAGGAGAGGTATTTACCGTAAGACAATTATTAGAGGCAAGTTTAGTGGTATCTGCAAATGATGCTACCTATGCTTTGGCCAAATATGTAGCTGGGTCGGAGGAGGAATTTGTAAAAAGGATGAATTACAGAGCTCAAAGTTTAGGATTAGAAAGTGCCTATTTTATTAATTCAACAGGACTACCTCAAGGGGAAGAACAGAATAAAATGAGCACCAAAGATATATTTGAGCTATCTAGGTATATAATAAGAGAGTTTCCTGAAACTTTAACCTTTACCTCCATTCCCAATATTCATTTGGAAAATAGGGACTATGACAAAGAAAATACAAATCCATTGTTGAAAGAAATAAAAGGCGTTGATGGACTTAAAACTGGTTTTACCAATAAGGCAGGCTATTGCTTAGTTGCCACCATAAATATCAAAGGGGATAATGTAGAAACGGAGGATTTTAGGTTAATTTCCATAATAATGGGATCGGGAAATGAGGAAAAAAGAAAGGAATTAAGCAAAGAATTAATTGAATATGGGCTTAATAACTATACTAGAAGGATAATAGCAAAAGAAAATATGCCTGTAGATTTAATATATTTACCTAGCAGCAAAAATGAGGTCATAGAAGTATATCCAACTAGAAATTTTACCATCACAGTAAGAAAAGGGGACAGTATTCATAGGGAAGTTTTAGTAAATGAAGATATTTCCTTGCCTTTAAAGTCAATGGAAAAGATAGGAAGGTTGAATATCCTGTTAAATGGTGAGATTTTAGACCAAATAGACTTAGTAGTTCACCAAGATGTAGAAAAGGCTAATATATTCATTAGGATCTATAGATATGTTAAAAGGATTATTGGAAAAATCATTGAGAAATTATTAACTATAGCTGTGAATGATTCAGATGTGTTGACAATTATTAAAAAAAGTTGTAAAATATAA
- the tadA gene encoding tRNA adenosine(34) deaminase TadA has product MDETYMELALEEAYKAFSTYEVPVGAVIVHDGKVIARGHNKRETLKDPTAHAEMIAIREASKYLNGWRLLGCTMYVTLEPCSMCAGAIINSRIERLVIGAKDPKRGCCGSVINLLNNPNFNHKVQVEYGVLEDKCSSILTDFFKELRNK; this is encoded by the coding sequence ATGGATGAAACATATATGGAATTAGCATTGGAGGAAGCATATAAGGCATTTAGCACCTATGAGGTACCAGTAGGTGCTGTTATTGTGCATGATGGCAAGGTTATAGCAAGAGGCCACAATAAAAGGGAGACTTTGAAAGACCCTACAGCCCATGCAGAAATGATTGCCATTAGAGAAGCCAGTAAGTATTTGAATGGATGGCGATTATTAGGCTGTACCATGTATGTAACCTTAGAACCCTGTAGCATGTGTGCAGGAGCCATAATTAACTCTAGGATAGAACGTCTTGTCATAGGTGCAAAAGATCCTAAAAGAGGCTGTTGTGGTTCTGTAATCAATCTATTAAATAATCCTAATTTTAACCATAAAGTTCAAGTTGAATATGGGGTATTAGAGGATAAGTGTAGTAGTATATTAACCGATTTTTTTAAGGAATTAAGGAATAAATAA
- the serS gene encoding serine--tRNA ligase, with protein MLDIRRIRINPDEVVRALGKRHGDFPIQKVLELDEKRRSLLTEVEGMKSKQNSVSKEIPMLKKEGKDVSKLLEEMKELSAKIKDLDGKVKEIDEQLKETLLYIPNTPHESVVDGVSDEDNVEIRRWGEPTKFDFEPKAHWDLGTELNILDFERASKLTGARFSLFKGAGALLERALINFMINIHTSEHGYEEVSTPFMVNRDSMIGTGQLPKFEDDMFYIPSKDYFLVPTAEVPLTNMFRDEILEEDMLPIYFTAYTPCFRQEAGSAGRDTRGLIRNHQFDKVELVKFSLPENSYDELEKLTNNAETILQRLGLPYRVVMLCSGDLGFSAAKTYDLEVWMPSYGRYVEISSCSNFEDFQARRANLRFRRKGSKKVEFLHTLNGSGLAVGRTFAAILENYQQEDGSIVIPEALRPYVNNLEKIEK; from the coding sequence TTGTTAGATATTAGGAGAATTAGAATCAATCCAGATGAGGTAGTAAGGGCCCTGGGAAAGAGACATGGGGATTTTCCAATCCAAAAGGTATTGGAATTAGATGAAAAGAGAAGAAGCCTTTTAACGGAAGTTGAAGGAATGAAATCAAAGCAAAACTCGGTATCAAAGGAAATTCCAATGCTTAAAAAGGAAGGAAAAGATGTATCGAAACTGTTAGAGGAGATGAAGGAACTATCTGCTAAGATAAAGGATTTAGATGGAAAGGTAAAGGAGATAGACGAACAGCTTAAAGAAACATTACTCTATATTCCCAATACTCCTCATGAATCTGTAGTAGATGGAGTAAGCGATGAGGATAATGTGGAAATAAGAAGATGGGGAGAGCCAACAAAATTTGATTTTGAACCAAAAGCCCATTGGGATCTAGGGACGGAGCTAAATATTTTAGATTTTGAAAGGGCTTCAAAGCTCACAGGTGCGAGATTCTCTCTCTTCAAGGGAGCTGGAGCATTACTTGAAAGGGCTTTAATCAATTTCATGATCAATATTCACACCAGTGAACATGGTTATGAAGAGGTATCAACTCCTTTCATGGTAAATAGGGATAGTATGATTGGAACAGGGCAATTGCCTAAATTTGAAGATGATATGTTTTATATACCTAGTAAGGACTATTTCTTAGTGCCAACAGCAGAAGTGCCCCTTACCAATATGTTTAGGGATGAAATACTTGAAGAAGATATGCTCCCCATTTATTTTACAGCTTATACCCCTTGCTTTAGACAAGAAGCTGGTTCTGCTGGTAGGGATACTCGTGGGCTTATTAGAAACCATCAGTTTGATAAGGTAGAATTGGTGAAATTCTCTTTACCTGAAAACTCCTACGATGAGTTAGAAAAGCTGACTAACAATGCTGAAACAATACTTCAAAGATTGGGATTGCCTTATAGGGTAGTTATGTTATGTTCAGGGGACTTAGGATTCTCAGCAGCTAAAACTTATGACTTAGAGGTTTGGATGCCAAGTTATGGCAGATATGTAGAGATTTCATCCTGCAGCAATTTTGAGGATTTTCAAGCTAGACGTGCTAACCTTAGATTTAGAAGGAAGGGTAGCAAGAAAGTGGAATTTCTTCACACTTTAAATGGTTCAGGTTTAGCAGTGGGTAGGACCTTTGCTGCAATACTAGAAAATTATCAGCAAGAAGATGGAAGTATAGTAATTCCAGAAGCCTTAAGACCATATGTAAACAATTTAGAAAAGATAGAGAAATAA
- a CDS encoding AAA family ATPase, translating to MDQFVEFKEKVINNMSQVVIGKEKVMELIIVSFLSKGHILLEDLPGMGKTMMVKAFSKTLGLPFKRIQFTPDLLPSDIMGINYYNQKLGDFQFRKGPIFSNIVLADEINRATPRTQSSLLEAMQEGQVTVDGETRMLNKPFMVLATQNPIESYGTFPLPEAQLDRFFMRIKIGYPTREEEKEIIHSNLSKSIEDLESIVSAEELDYLFENVSKVECSPDVMDYIMDIVDQTRNLAEIQLGVSPRGTIALFKACQAYAAINGRKYIIPEDVKAMVPKVLNHRIIVKGRNNLVDNEKLIERILSTIEVPLERI from the coding sequence ATGGACCAGTTCGTAGAATTTAAAGAGAAAGTAATTAATAATATGTCTCAAGTGGTAATAGGCAAGGAAAAGGTAATGGAACTAATTATAGTATCCTTCCTATCTAAAGGCCACATATTATTAGAAGACCTTCCTGGTATGGGAAAAACTATGATGGTTAAGGCCTTTTCTAAGACTTTAGGATTGCCCTTTAAAAGGATCCAATTTACACCTGATCTACTTCCCTCCGATATTATGGGAATAAATTATTATAATCAAAAGCTAGGAGATTTCCAATTTAGAAAGGGCCCTATATTTTCTAATATAGTATTAGCAGATGAAATTAATAGAGCTACTCCTAGGACCCAATCGAGTCTATTGGAAGCCATGCAGGAAGGACAGGTTACTGTAGATGGAGAAACTAGAATGCTCAATAAACCCTTTATGGTTTTAGCTACTCAAAACCCAATAGAATCTTATGGAACTTTTCCACTACCAGAGGCCCAATTGGATAGATTTTTTATGCGAATAAAAATAGGCTATCCCACTAGGGAAGAGGAAAAAGAAATAATCCACAGCAATTTAAGCAAATCCATAGAGGATTTAGAAAGTATTGTATCAGCAGAAGAATTGGATTATTTATTTGAAAATGTCAGTAAAGTGGAATGTTCCCCCGATGTGATGGATTATATCATGGATATAGTAGATCAAACAAGAAACTTGGCAGAAATACAATTGGGAGTTAGCCCTAGGGGAACTATAGCTCTTTTCAAAGCTTGCCAAGCTTATGCTGCTATTAACGGAAGAAAATACATCATACCAGAGGATGTAAAGGCCATGGTACCTAAGGTGTTAAATCATAGAATTATAGTTAAGGGCAGGAATAATTTGGTAGACAATGAAAAATTAATAGAAAGAATACTTAGTACAATAGAAGTGCCTTTAGAAAGGATATAG
- a CDS encoding Spo0E family sporulation regulatory protein-aspartic acid phosphatase, with protein MNQVREQLHKLIEGEEIDLTDNRIICLSQLLDKLICQYHDLE; from the coding sequence ATAAATCAAGTAAGAGAACAGCTTCACAAATTAATTGAAGGTGAAGAAATAGATCTAACGGATAATAGAATAATATGTCTAAGTCAATTACTAGACAAACTGATATGTCAGTACCATGACTTAGAATAA
- a CDS encoding DUF58 domain-containing protein produces MFWLLIGIVAITFGFNRVSMKYGFKNLHHMRTLSKSMVEIGEPFEVHTVIENRKPLPVPYLRITEKFPAALNCKGIIDEREEDGYFEFSTAMFVMPYQRVKRIYSFIGNKRGYYTFRNVSLIVGDFIGLNTFSVTKYYLQELVVLPKVLDLDENLVPYGSYYGQVSVKRWIIDDPLMNVGIREYTGNEPEKHIHWPSSLKYGNLMVKEFDFTSEYSVNIILNVECTQPFWRGIEKDEIETCISLCRGIVEELEKNKILYSFINNSYGGSGVTSYSSNYENVLNVLGKVSYGAAIKFETLIDSIINKREKFTTFIVVTPRIFDSYIESLERLKRNNKLILISLDEAKLDKLSSSIIKYVRRIVPYE; encoded by the coding sequence ATGTTTTGGTTATTAATTGGAATTGTAGCTATTACCTTTGGATTTAATAGGGTTAGCATGAAATATGGTTTTAAGAATTTGCACCATATGCGGACATTATCTAAAAGCATGGTGGAGATAGGCGAACCTTTTGAGGTACATACTGTAATTGAAAATAGAAAGCCTCTTCCAGTACCCTATTTAAGGATAACGGAAAAATTTCCTGCAGCCCTCAATTGTAAAGGGATAATAGATGAACGTGAAGAGGATGGTTATTTTGAATTTTCAACTGCCATGTTCGTAATGCCTTATCAAAGGGTAAAGCGAATCTATTCCTTTATTGGAAATAAAAGAGGCTATTATACCTTTAGAAATGTAAGCCTAATAGTAGGAGACTTTATTGGATTAAATACGTTTTCCGTTACAAAGTACTATCTACAAGAGTTAGTAGTATTACCAAAGGTTTTAGATTTAGATGAAAATTTGGTACCTTATGGGAGCTATTATGGTCAAGTGTCTGTTAAGAGATGGATAATAGATGACCCGTTAATGAATGTTGGCATTAGAGAGTATACGGGCAATGAACCAGAAAAACATATTCATTGGCCTTCATCTTTAAAATATGGAAACTTGATGGTTAAGGAATTCGATTTTACTTCGGAATACTCTGTAAATATAATATTGAATGTGGAATGTACACAACCTTTTTGGCGTGGCATTGAAAAAGATGAAATTGAAACCTGCATCTCCTTATGTAGAGGGATTGTAGAGGAATTAGAGAAGAATAAAATTTTATACAGCTTTATCAACAACTCCTATGGGGGAAGTGGAGTTACTAGCTATTCTAGTAATTATGAAAATGTATTAAATGTTCTAGGTAAAGTATCCTATGGAGCAGCAATTAAGTTTGAAACGTTAATTGATAGTATAATCAATAAGAGGGAAAAATTTACAACATTTATCGTAGTTACACCTAGAATATTCGATAGCTATATAGAATCTCTAGAAAGATTAAAGAGAAATAATAAGCTTATTCTCATTTCCTTAGATGAAGCTAAATTAGATAAATTAAGCTCTTCCATTATAAAATACGTTAGGAGAATTGTACCCTATGAATAG
- a CDS encoding DUF1622 domain-containing protein, whose protein sequence is MYIELILEEIIPYITGILEIIGVIIIAIATIRSVFSLIRGRFNFNYEYYKIEFVKALALSLEFKLAAEILKTIIVRSLDEFVILAFVTFLRIIISFVIHWEIKCKKKENPTDEDFEAQAKNQGE, encoded by the coding sequence TTGTATATTGAGCTAATTTTAGAAGAAATCATTCCTTATATAACAGGTATATTAGAAATAATAGGCGTAATTATCATTGCTATTGCTACCATTAGATCTGTTTTCAGTTTAATTAGAGGAAGATTTAATTTTAATTATGAGTATTATAAAATTGAATTTGTAAAGGCTCTTGCATTGAGTTTAGAGTTCAAATTGGCAGCAGAGATATTAAAGACTATTATCGTCAGAAGCCTAGATGAGTTCGTAATATTAGCATTTGTAACCTTTTTAAGGATTATTATAAGTTTTGTAATTCACTGGGAAATAAAGTGTAAAAAGAAAGAAAATCCTACGGATGAGGATTTTGAAGCTCAAGCTAAGAATCAGGGAGAATAG